The following proteins are co-located in the Malassezia restricta chromosome II, complete sequence genome:
- a CDS encoding acetyl-CoA carboxylase, biotin containing enzyme: MATPEDLSINAEYIRMADQYVLVPGGPNANNYANVELIVDMAERVGAHAVWSGWGHASENPRLPEMLAQLQPRVLFIGPPGSSMRALGDKISSTIVAQHADVPCLPWSGTGITETAKSDAGYLTVPDDVYQRACVHSATEGLQVAERIGFPVMIKASEGGGGKGIRMCASADMFRQLYDAAVGEVPGSPIFVMKLAKAARHLEVQLLADQYGQVISLFGRDCSVQRRHQKIIEEAPITIASPETRQRMEQAAVRLAKLVGYVSAGTVEWLYAPDSDELAFLELNPRLQVEHPTTEMVSGVNIPAVQLQISMGIPLHRIADIRALYGEVRDGTSAIDFDARHASLATTPRPRGHVVACRITAENPDTGFKPGTGSLSELTFRSSPSTWGYFSVSASGALHEYADSQFGHIFAMGADRDEARKSMVMALKELSIRSDFRTTIEYLVTLLEYDAFVRNSITTAWLDGLIAEGVEAVRPPTELVVLCGAAVKAHAMATETRDEFKRILHRGQVPPRHTLRTQFPVDFIYDDVRYHFTAHQSAPTLWTLELRGQRTRVSLRELRDGGWLLGLGGASHTVYALDEVGQTRLVIDGQTCMLEDERDPTQIRSPSPGKLVRLLVENGEHVRAGQTIAEIEVMKMYLPLVAQEDAVVTFVKSPGVTLNPGDLLGILNVDDPSRIRRAQPFAGTLREYGEPDMDGRRPAQRYAAALQVLHHILDGYDHSDRMHAALDTLIECLRTPSLPFEQADEVLASLTGRLPARVEAALRDTMRPDAPFPAAQMRAILDAHVADVTDSAAHMALTSAAAPLYAILDAYALGLWHHEMAVLCELCERYIRTEASFQHGGPEALLQLRTTMEGDLDRVAELQMSHEGIERKNALLLTLLVHYVQSSDMASPHARAQRMVRLLQALTQLQGYAAAPVALKAREILLQAKMPSLAERRAQMEAVLRRSVSSETPLPALSVLRELSELPHNVSDVLHTFFGAELGIAYAALVTYVIRVYRAYDIVTINFGQERRALITWHFQMSADVLTNRAKDKERQASTTDLAEHMHRRTRPKLRLGALTSCATLAELDETLERSLKHFGTPTSTPVNVLSIAVTEYDDSLYDRALNETSALIAAHTAGLDRAGLRRVSVMLCEPGMYPRFVTYRRLDAGGWVEQRAIRNVEPALSYQLELDRLEPHFDITPLPMSSSSVHLYHARGLQTRADVRFFVRALIRPGRPPQDMATYLYSESERVLSDVLNTLEVAQGRAEFANTDGSHIFMSWLYPLDASLESVLDACRCFEAQYAEHFQRLRIDEAEIRVVLQDSQGGAPRPVRLFVSTVTTYTVAFSAYDEVIDAHGAAVLQAIPHVSSDTSLHRTSAHRPYMNRGPLQIRRVHAERLGTTFVYDLPDALRHALQTADAADPVLQVIELDLQDGRVVHTSRPPAKNTMGMVAWRLLLRTPEYPAGRPLYLLANDVTFQAGSFGPKEDAFFAHVCRLACRDGVPLLYVSANSGARLGLAPDVMSLFRAKFVDDDPTRGFEYLYLADQDVALVEEGVVRCVRRALPDGRVHHVITDIVGDPRGGLGVECLSGSGLIAGEMSRACGDIFTATIVTGRSVGIGAYLARLGTRVIQVASSPMILTGYKALNKLLGREVYTSNLQLGGPGIMHANGVSHLVVQDDLHAMREYLRWLAYVPERRGLPPRILPPVDPVDRDVAFTPTSTPYDPRAMIAGAVVDGVYVPGLFDRDSFQETLAGWATSVVVGRARLGGIPFGVIAVETRTLERVVPADPANPHSTEQRILEAGQVWYPNSAYKTAQAIVDFDREGLPLLMLANWRGFSGGQQDMYDEILKQGSKIVDGLSSYRQPVFVHIPPAGELRGGSWVVLDSQINARGMIEMTADAHSARGGVLEAAGLVEIKFRADRQRATMLRLDPTYAQLARDASEASGPAQAEARQRLEEREKHMAPFFHAMAVEYADAHDRAGRMLATGALRHAMPWAETRRYFYWRGRRRMMEVRYLHAFLAAQPTLPPPEAAARVCRAASYVPHDDDAHAVAQLEAHTADLDAAVERARADAIVATLAQLSPETRDYVAAQL, translated from the coding sequence ATGGCCACGCCAGAAGACCTAAGCATCAATGCCGAGTACATTCGCATGGCTGATCAGTATGTCCTGGTCCCCGGTGGACCGAATGCGAACAACTATGCGAATGTCGAGCTCATTGTCGATATGGCGGAGCGAGTCGGTGCGCATGCCGTGTGGTCTGGCTGGGGGCACGCGTCAGAAAACCCACGCCTGCCAGAGATGTTGGCGCAGCTACAGCCGCGCGTCCTGTTCATCGGTCCGCCAggctcgtcgatgcgcgcgttGGGCGACAAGATCTCGTCGACgatcgtggcgcagcacgccgacgtgccGTGTCTGCCGTGGTCCGGCACGGGCATCACGGAGACGGCGAAGAGCGATGCGGGGTACCTCACGGTGCCGGACGATGTGTACCAGCGGGCCTGTGTGCACTCGGCCACGGAGGGGCTGCAGGTGGCGGAGCGCATCGGTTTCCCTGTCATGATCAAGGCGTCAGAAGGAGGTGGTGGGAAGGGTATCCGCATGTGTGCGTCGGCTGACATGTTCCGCCAACTGTACGATGCCGCTGTGGGCGAAGTGCCTGGCTCACCGATCTTTGTGATGAAACTCGCGaaagcagcgcgccatctcgaggtgcagctgctggctGATCAGTACGGCCAGGTCATCAGCTTGTTTGGTCGAGACTGCTccgtgcagcgccgccaccaaAAGATCATCGAGGAGGCGCCCATCACGATCGCATCGCCTgagacgcggcagcgcatggAGCAGGCCGCCGTGCGTCTCGCCAAGCTGGTGGGGTACGTGTCGGCCGGCACCGTGGAGTGGCTGTATGCACCGGACTCGGACGAGCTTGCGTTCCTAGAGCTGAATCCGCGTCTGCAAGTCGAGCATCCCACGACGGAGATGGTGTCGGGCGTGAACATTCCGGCCGTCCAGCTGCAGATTTCCATGGGCATTCcgctgcatcgcatcgCGGACATTCGCGCGCTGTACGGCGAGGTGCGCGATGGCACGTCGGCGATCGACTTtgacgcgcgccatgcgagtctggcgacgacgccgcggcctCGAGGGCATGTGGTGGCGTGCCGTATCACGGCCGAGAACCCTGATACGGGATTCAAGCCGGGCACGGGGTCGTTGAGCGAGCTCACGTTTCGTtcgtcgccatcgacgtggGGCTACTTTAGTGTGAGTGCCAGCGGAGCCTTGCACGAGTATGCCGACTCGCAGTTTGGACACATATTTGCGATGGGCGCTGaccgcgacgaggcgcgcaagAGCATGGTCATGGCGCTCAAGGAGCTCTCGATCCGGAGTGATTTTCGCACGACGATCGAGTACCTCGTCACTCTCCTCGAGTACGACGCGTTCGTGCGCAATAGCATCACGACCGCGTGGCTGGATGGACTGATTGCCGAGGGCGTGGAAGCCGTGCGCCCGCCCACTGAGCTCGTGGTgctgtgcggcgcggccgtcaAAGCGCATGCGATGGCGACCGAGACGCGTGACGAGTTCAAACGCATTCTGCACCGCGGCCAAGTCCCGCCGCGTcacacgctgcgcacgcagtTTCCTGTCGACTTTATTTACGACGATGTCCGGTACCACTTTACGGCGCATCAGAGTGCGCCGACGCTGTGgacgctcgagctccgTGGGCAGCGCACGCGTGTATCGCTGCGTGAGTTGCGAGACGGCGGATGGCTGCTGGGATtgggcggtgcgtcgcacACTGTGTACGCCTTGGATGAGGTGGGCCAGACCCGCCTTGTGATCGATGGGCAGACGTGCATGCTCGAAGACGAGCGCGATCCCACGCAGATCcgctcgccgtcgccgGGCAAGCTCGTGCGACTCCTCGTCGAGAACGGGGAGCACGTTCGCGCCGGCCAGACGATCGCTGAAATCGAGGTCATGAAAATGTACctgccgctcgtggcgcaAGAAGATGCGGTCGTGACTTTTGTCAAGTCGCCGGGCGTCACACTCAATCCCGGCGACCTGCTGGGCATTCTCAATGTCGACGACCCGAGCCGCAttcggcgcgcgcagcCCTTTGccggcacgctgcgcgagtATGGCGAGCCGGATAtggacggccgccgcccgGCCCAGCGCTAtgctgcggcgctgcaAGTGCTGCACCACATCCTCGATGGCTACGACCACTCGGACCGTATGCACGCAGCGCTCGATACGCTCATCGAGtgcctgcgcacgccgtcgctgccgtTTGAGCAGGCGGACGAGGTGCTGGCAAGCCTGACGGGGCGTCTTCCtgcgcgtgtcgaggcagcgctgcgcgacacgaTGCGGCCTGACGCGCCTTTTCCAGCGGCgcagatgcgcgcgatcCTGGATGCTCATGTGGCCGATGTGACCGATTCGGCGGCGCATATGGCGCTtacgtcggcggccgcgccgctgtaTGCGATTCTCGACGCGTATGCGCTGGGTCTGTGGCACCATGAGATGGCCGTGCTGTGTGAGCTGTGTGAGCGCTACATTCGCACCGAGGCGTCGTTCCAGCACGGCGGGCCTGAAGCTttgctgcagctgcgcacgacgaTGGAAGGCGATCTCGACCGCGTGGCCGAGCTGCAAATGTCGCACGAGGGTATTGAGCGCAAGAATGCGCTCCTGCtgacgctgctggtgcaTTACGTGCAGAGCTCTGACATGGCGAGTCCGCATGCgcgggcgcagcgcatggtgcgTCTCTTGCAGGCGttgacgcagctgcagggctatgcggcggcgcctgtggcgcTCAAGGCGCGTGAGATCCTGCTGCAGGCCAAGATGCCGTCGCTGGCCGAGCGGCGGGCGCAGATggaggcggtgctgcgccgcagtGTCTCGTCGGAGACGCCGTTGCCGGCGCTGTCGGTCCTGCGTGAGTTGAGCGAGTTGCCGCACAATGTGTCGGATGTGCTGCACACGTTCTTTGGCGCTGAGCTTGGCATTgcgtacgcggcgctcgtcacGTACGTGATCCGTGTGTACCGCGCGTACGACATTGTGACGATCAACTTTGGCCAGGAGCGCCGGGCGCTGATTACCTGGCACTTTCAAATGTCCGCGGACGTGTTGACGAACCGCGCGAAGGACAAGGAGCGCCAGGCGTCGACGACGGACCTGGccgagcacatgcatcgccgcACGCGGCCCAAGCTGCGCCTCGGTGCGTTgacgtcgtgcgcgacgcTTGCGGAGCTGgacgagacgctcgagcgctCGCTCAAGCACTTTGgcacgccgacgtcgacgcccgtCAATGTTTTGAGCATCGCGGTCACCGAGTACGACGACAGTCTGTACGACCGCGCGCTGAACGAGACGAGTGCGCTGATTGCCGCGCACACGGCCGGCCTCGATCGCGCGGGTCTGCGCCGTGTCTCGGTGATGCTGTGTGAGCCTGGGATGTACCCGCGCTTTGTGACGTACCGCCGCCTCGATGCCGGCGGGTGggtcgagcagcgtgcgatCCGGAACGTCGAGCCGGCTCTGTCGTACCAGCTGGAGCTAGATCGTCTTGAGCCGCACTTTGACATCACGCCGCTGCCGatgtcctcgtcgtccgtgcACCTGTACCACGCGCGGGGCTTGCAGACGCGCGCGGACGTGCGCTTTttcgtgcgtgcgctgatCCGCCCGGGACGGCCGCCGCAGGACATGGCTACGTACCTGTATTCGGagagcgagcgcgtgctgagcgacgtgctgaATACGCTCGAAGTCGCGCAGGGCCGCGCGGAGTTTGCCAACACGGATGGCTCGCACATCTTCATGTCGTGGCTGTATCCCCtggatgcgtcgctggaaagtgtgctggacgcgtgccgctgctttGAGGCGCAGTATGCCGAGCACTttcagcgcctgcgcatTGACGAAGCCGAGATCCGCGTCGTACTGCAGGACAGTCAAGGCGGTGCGCCCCGGCCGGTGCGTCTGTTTGTGAGCACGGTGACGACGTACACGGTGGCGTTCTCTGCGTACGACGAGGTGATTGacgcgcatggcgccgcgGTGCTCCAGGCGATTCCGCACGTGTCGAGCGACACGtcgctgcatcgcacgaGTGCTCACCGCCCGTACATGAACCGCGGGCCGCTGCAGATccgccgcgtgcatgccgagcgcctcggcacgaCGTTTGTGTACGATCTGCCGGATGCCCTGCGCCACGCCTTGCAGACGGCTGACGCGGCCGACCCTGTGCTCCAGGTCATTGAGCTCGATCTGCAGGAcggccgcgtcgtgcacaCGTCGCGACCGCCGGCGAAGAACACGATGGGCATGGTCGCgtggcgcctgctgctccGGACGCCCGAGTACCCCGCGGGCCGGCCGCTGTACCTGCTGGCGAACGACGTCACGTTCCAGGCCGGCTCGTTTGGGCCGAAGGAGGATGCCTTCTTCGCGCACGTATGTCGCCTAGCGTGCCGCGAtggtgtgccgctgctgtaCGTGTCGGCGaacagcggcgcgcgtctGGGCCTGGCGCCCGACGTCATGTCGCTCTTCCGCGCCAAGTTTGTGGATGACGACCCGACGCGCGGCTTTGAGTACCTCTACCTCGCCGACCAGGatgtggcgctggtggaGGAGGGCGTGGTGCGCTgtgtgcggcgtgcgctgccgGACGGGCGTGTGCATCATGTCATCACCGACATTGTCGGCGATCCAAGGGGCGGACTGGGCGTCGAGTGTTTGTCGGGCAGCGGCCTCATTGCGGGTGAGATGAgccgcgcgtgcggcgACATTTTCACCGCGACGATCGTGACGGGCCGCAGCGTCGGTATCGGCGCGTACCTGGCGCgtctcggcacgcgcgtgATCCAAgtggcgtcgtcgccgaTGATCCTCACGGGGTACAAGGCGCTGAACAAGCTGCTGGGCCGCGAGGTGTACACGTCGAATCTGCAGCTCGGTGGGCCGGGCATCATGCATGCGAATGGCGTATCGCACCTCGTCGTGCAAGACGATctgcatgcgatgcgcgagtACCTGCGGTGGCTCGCGTACGTCCCTGAGCGACGCGGCCTGCCGCCGCGGATCCTGCCGCCTGTGGACCCCGTGGACCGCGACGTGGCCTTcacgccgacgtcgacgccgtACGACCCGCGGGCGATGATCGCGGGCGCGGTCGTGGACGGCGTGTATGTGCCGGGCCTCTTTGACCGCGACTCGTTCCAAGAGACGCTCGCGGGATGGGCGACGTcggtcgtcgtgggccGCGCGCGTCTGGGCGGCATCCCGTTCGGCGTGATTGCCGTCgagacacgcacgctcgagcgcgtcgtgccggCCGATCCCGCGAACCCGCACTCGaccgagcagcgcatcctcgAGGCGGGTCAGGTGTGGTACCCGAACTCGGCGTACAAGACGGCGCAGGCGATCGTGGACTTTGATCGCGAGGGACTGCCGCTGCTCATGCTGGCGAACTGGCGCGGCTTTAGTGGTGGGCAGCAGGACATGTACGACGAGATCCTCAAGCAGGGCAGCAAGATCGTCGACGGCCTCTCGTCGTACCGCCAGCCCGTGTTTGTGCACATTCCGCCCGCCGGCGAGCTGCGGGGCGGCTCGTGGGTCGTGCTCGACTCGCAGATCAATGCGCGTGGCATGATCGAAATgaccgccgacgcgcacagcgcgcgtggcggcgtcctcgaggcggccgGTCTCGTCGAAATCAAGTTCCGCGCGGACCGGCAGCGCGCTACGAtgctgcgtctcgatcCGACGTacgcgcagctcgcgcgcgacgccagcgaggCGAGTGGACCGGCCCAGGCCG
- a CDS encoding ubiquinol-cytochrome c reductase cytochrome c1 subunit, with the protein MAQLFSSCTRAVISRASAKQGFAQSIRFASTRAQANASSPLTSRTSAIAATAVALGSVMWYQHMYGEWPFLESLSANLADEGLHPPAYPWEHFKWFKTFDHAAIRRGFQVYQEVCSTCHSLDRIAWRNLVGVSHTVDEVKAMAADVEYEDGPNDDGEMFQRPGKLSDYLPSPYPNEEAARAANAGALPPDLSLIVKARHGGADYIFSLLTGYCDPPAGVTVQEGLNYNPFFPGTQIAMARVLFDDLVEYEDGTPATTSQMAKDVVSFLHFTAEPEHDDRKRAGFKAIILLSALFAMSVWTKRFKWAPIMTRKIVYDPPKGHH; encoded by the exons ATGGCGCAGTTGTTCTCTTCATGTACTAGGGCTGTGATTTCGCGTGCCTCGGCTAAGCAGGGCTTCGCGCAGTCG ATCCGCTTTGCGTCGACTCGTGCACAGGCTAACGCATCGTCCCCACTcacatcgcgcacgtcggccatTGCCGCGACGGCCGTGGCTCTTGGCTCTGTGATGTGGTACCAGCACATGTACGGCGAGTGGCCGTTCCTTGAGTCGCTCAGCGCCAACCTGGCCGACGAGGGTCTGCACCCACCCGCGTACCCGTGGGAGCACTTTAAGTGGTTCAAGACGTTTGACCACGCAGCCATCCGCCGCGGCTTCCAGGTCTACCAGGAGGTGTGCAGTACCTGCCACTCTCTGGACCGCATTGCGTGGCGCAACCTGGTGGGTGTGTCGCACACGGTGGATGAGGTGAAGGCTATGGCGGCAGATGTTGAGTACGAGGATGGTCCGAACGACGATGGCGAGATGTTCCAGCGCCCGGGTAAGCTGTCCGACTACCTTCCGAGCCCGTACCCGAACGAAGAggctgcgcgtgcagccAACGCCGGCGCCCTGCCGCCGGATCTGAGTCTGATTGTCAAGGCGCGACACGGTGGTGCTGACTACATTTTCTCGCTTCTGACCGGCTACTGCGACCCGCCAGCGGGTGTCACGGTGCAGGAGGGCTTGAACTACAACCCCTTCTTCCCAGGCACACAGATTGCCATGGCTCGTGTGCTGTTTGACGACCTCGTTGAGTACGAGGATGGCACCCCCGCCACCACGAGTCAGATGGCTAAGGATGTGGTGTCGTTCCTGCACTTTACCGCTGAGCCtgagcacgacgaccgGAAGCGTGCCGGTTTCAAGGCCATTATCCTGCTGTCAGCCCTGTTTGCCATGTCGGTCTGGACCAAGCGCTTCAAGTGGGCGCCGATCATGACCCGCAAGATTGTGTATGACCCGCCCAAGGGTCACCATTAG
- a CDS encoding 4-amino-4-deoxychorismate lyase: protein MVPHAPLEALTSARCYRDAGASLQQLVPDVHCADVQEDALNTHKLAKHIPLFTAHIQRLVRATHALCRLYPDTWTRAWSAEDILASDAFKSVCEHLDAIQGSETEQLRVSVRIHAHGTTRAIVSPLRTSRAVPTVRLDPEPVRLSGPLVSYKTDARAAYDAARQRVHGTLGAAPDGCFDVLLWHDTPEGRVVTESSIANLVLERGHGDLVTPVLSEGLLPGLLIQELVRQNVVRQDVIRVDDMHRASRLWLCNAVRGMFRVELVS, encoded by the coding sequence ATGGTGCctcacgcgccgctcgaaGCCCTGACAAGTGCGCGCTGCTACCGCGATGCGGGCGCCTCtctccagcagctcgtacCAGACGTGCACTGTGCCGATGTACAAGAAGATGCGTTGAATACTCACAAGCTCGCCAAGCATATACCTCTCTTCACGGCTCATATTCAGCGCCTGGTTCGCGCGACACACGCCTTGTGCCGACTATACCCCGACACATGGACGCGTGCTTGGAGCGCTGAGGATATCCTCGCCAGCGATGCATTCAAGTCGGTTTGTGAACACCTGGACGCTATCCAGGGCTCAGAAACGGAACAGCTACGCGTCAGCGTTCGTATTCACGCCCACGGCACGACACGTGCGATTGTGTCTCCGTTGCGTACGAGCCGTGCCGTGCCGACGGTGCGTCTCGATCCTGAGCCTGTGCGGTTATCAGGGCCGTTGGTATCCTATAAAACagatgcacgcgccgcgtacgacgCCGCCCGGCAACGCGTGCACGGCACCTTGGGCGCCGCACCGGACGGGTGCTTCGATGTGCTCCTGTGGCACGACACACCAGAGGGACGTGTAGTGACGGAATCGAGTATCGCTAACCTCGTACTCGAGCGCGGTCATGGTGACCTCGTGACGCCGGTCCTGTCTGAGGGCCTTTTACCGGGCCTTTTGATCCAGGAACTCGTCCGCCAAAACGTTGTTCGGCAAGACGTGATTCGAGTCGACGACATGCATCGAGCCTcgcggctgtggctgtGCAATGCAGTGCGTGGCATGTTTCGCGTGGAGCTCGTGTCCTAG
- a CDS encoding crossover junction endonuclease MUS81 — protein sequence MTSPVAVWLSFLEAWADEARQRGTKAASAYLKAHQSLAACQDTLVHPSETVRVRGIGASIAERIERAYAQWCAQHGRDMPPKPGSMIAPSRSHTTARPRKTKTYIPEPRSGAHGLLVALYTRVLEDDDDEAQLGKSELIARAQPYCDSDYTMPGRSGAAPSSLVRHSQSNKTFITAWNSIKTLIHKGYVYRRGNPALFSLSPQGLEVAELVALAEGITRQAPEPLPSAPSPASPAAHEQAPPSVPRLYLPPRSQVPVIDLDSDDVDDIQICTPAKPLTISLMDSSPIVISSSPAPVPHVPYHILPASSYTIHMIVDHREVRAKTVDGRITFHDALRERGVPCEGRVLELGDILWIARAKPHLPSEQQQAWAHMQEVVLDVVVERKRLDDLTSSLMDGRWHDQKQRLQQAGIGQVLYLVEDMHVSELVQRYGAQIQTALSSTQVIDGFFVHRTAHGQGTVDFLVTMHDTVQHMYKDKPLYVLREEQIQRDTYAQMQRMMRAEHPGTRFHTSFHTYQELHTKTSASGSLLDMWTRMLLCIRGVSPEKAQELTRRWPTPAHLLHAYAQCASVHDAQHLLSTTIDPATRLTRRRIGQALSKRVWHTLQSLTY from the coding sequence ATGACGTCACCCGTGGCGGTGTGGCTGTCGTTCCTCGAGGCATGGGCCGATGAGGCacggcagcgcggcacCAAGGCGGCATCTGCGTATCTCAAGGCGCATCAGTCCCTTGCTGCATGTCAAGATACCCTGGTGCACCCATCCGAAacggtgcgtgtgcgcggcATAggcgcgtccatcgccgagcggatcgagcgcgcgtATGCTCAGTGGTGTGCACAGCACGGCCGAGACATGCCGCCCAAACCTGGCAGCATGATCGCCCCGTCTCGGAGTCACACCACGGCGCGGCCCCGCAAAACCAAAACGTATATACCCGAGCCACGATCAGGAGCGCATGGACTGCTCGTGGCCCTCTATACCCGTGTgctggaagacgacgatgacgaagCACAGCTCGGTAAGTCGGAACTGATTGCACGCGCACAGCCTTATTGTGATAGCGACTATACGATGCCTggacgcagcggcgctgcacCCTCCTCGCTCGTCCGCCACAGTCAGTCCAACAAGACGTTCATCACAGCTTGGAACAGCATCAAGACCCTCATTCATAAAGGATACGTCTACCGTCGTGGCAATCCAGCTCTCTTCTCTTTGAGTCCACAGGGACTCGAGGtggccgagctcgtcgccCTTGCGGAGGGCATCACTCGGCAGGCACCTGAACCTCTGCCGagtgcgccgtcgccggccTCTCCCGCCGCGCACGAACAGGCGCCTCCGTCTGTTCCCCGCCTATACCTGCCGCCTCGTTCTCAGGTGCCTGTGATCGACCTTGACTCGGATGACGTGGATGACATCCAAATCTGCACACCCGCCAAACCGTTGACCATTTCCCTCATGGACTCGTCGCCGATTGTCATTTCGTCGAGCCcggcgcccgtgccacATGTGCCGTACCACATCCTCCCTGCCTCTTCCTACACCATTCACATGATCGTGGACCACCGCGAAGTGCGAGCCAAGACGGTGGACGGGCGCATTACCTTCCATGACGCCCTGCGtgagcgtggcgtgccGTGCGAGGGACGTGTACTTGAATTGGGCGACATACTTTGGATAGCTCGGGCGAAGCCGCACTTGCCGTccgagcagcagcaagcaTGGGCGCACATGCAAGAAGTGGTGCTAGACGTCGTGGTGGAACGCAAGCGACTGGACGACCTTACATCGAGTTTGATGGATGGACGATGGCACGACCAGAAGCAGCGTCTTCAGCAGGCGGGCATCGGGCAGGTCCTGTATCTCGTGGAAGACATGCACGTCTCGGAGCTAGTACAGCGGTATGGTGCACAAATCCAAACGGCCTTGAGCAGTACTCAGGTCATTGATGGATTCTTTGTGCATCGCACGGCCCATGGCCAAGGCACCGTGGATTTCCTCGTGACGATGCACGATACGGTACAACATATGTACAAGGACAAGCCTCTCTATGTGCTACGGGAAGAGCAAATTCAGCGTGACACGTACGcacagatgcagcgcatgatgcgCGCTGAGCATCCCGGTACGCGCTTCCACACGTCGTTCCACACGTACCAGGAACTGCATACGAAAACAAGCGCATCAggctcgctgctggataTGTGGACGCGGATGCTCTTGTGCATTCGAGGCGTGTCGCCGGAAAAGGCCCAGGAACTGACGCGGCGTTGGCCGACGCCGGCTCATCTCTTGCATGCGTACGCACAGTGTGCGTCGGTGCATGATGCTCAGCATTTGTTGAGCACGACCATTGAtcctgcgacgcgcctcacTCGGAGGCGAATCGGACAGGCTCTGAGCAAGCGCGTTTGGCACACGCTGCAGTCACTCACCTACTAG
- a CDS encoding small subunit ribosomal protein S15e, with translation MSNEDFVKLVHARARRRFSRGLKRKPMALIKKLRKAKKEAQPNEKPAVVRTHMRDMIVVPEMIGSMIGVYNGKVFTTVEIKPEMTGHYLGEFAISYIPTRHGKGSLGKNAGRFIPLY, from the exons atgTCGAACGAAGACTTTGTCAAGCTGGTGCACGCCCGTGCCCGCAGGCGCTTCTCGCGTGGTCTGAAGCGCAAGCCTATGGCCCTCATCAAGAAGCTGCGCAAGGCCAAGAAGGAGGCTCAGCCTAACGAGAAGCccgccgtcgtgcgcacgcacatgcgTGACATGATTGTGGTGCCTGAGATGATCGGCTCCATGATTGGCGTCTACAACGGCAAG GTGTTCACGACCGTCGAAATCAAGCCCGAGATGACCGGCCACTACCTCGGCGAGTTTGCCATTAGCTACATCCCCACCCGCCACGGTAAGGGCTCGCTCGGCAAGAATGC CGGCCGCTTCATCCCTCTGTACTAA
- a CDS encoding large subunit ribosomal protein LP2, whose product MKHIAAYMLLSLGKEEKPTADDVTKLLSTVGIEADGERLEKLVAELAEKDLAALISEGKEKLASVPSAGAVAAAPAAGGAAAGGAAEEAKEEKKEEPKEESDDDMGFGLFD is encoded by the coding sequence ATGAAGCACATTGCCGCCTACATGCTGCTCTCGCTCGGTAAGGAGGAGAAGCCTAccgccgacgacgtgaCCAAGCTCCTCAGCACGGTCGGTATTGAGGCCGACGgtgagcgcctcgagaaGCTCGTGGCTGAGCTCGCCGAGAAGGACCTCGCCGCCCTGATCTCGGAGGGTAAGGAGAAGCTCGCCTCGGTGCCTTCGGCTGGTGCCGTGGCTGCCGCTCCTGCTGCGGGTGGTGCTGCCGCCGgtggcgccgccgaggaGGCCAAGGAGGAGAAGAAGGAGGAGCCCAAGGAGgagtcggacgacgacatgggctTCGGTCTCTTTGACTAA